In the Ilumatobacteraceae bacterium genome, one interval contains:
- a CDS encoding adenylate/guanylate cyclase domain-containing protein, protein MPDPPSRTGRDGAHDTGPNVPTIMFLDLTSFTALNDTHGDDTAVAIVDLFVDAVEHAVAGRGRIVKTLGDGVLLRMSSPEDAVEVAHAVSVRLHDYDRTPELTGGATTGPVVERDGDVLGATVNLASRLAALATAGELRMTDPPARAASMAGWAVEPLGPTPVRGLREPVSVHKVMLCEPDVCVVDPVCGMRITPGPTTPTIVIDTRQLWFCSPTCHQQLTTAQHRHQTAP, encoded by the coding sequence ATGCCTGACCCGCCGAGCCGGACCGGTCGCGATGGCGCACACGACACCGGGCCGAACGTCCCCACGATCATGTTCCTCGATCTCACGTCGTTCACCGCGCTGAACGACACCCACGGTGATGACACCGCCGTCGCCATCGTCGACCTGTTCGTCGACGCCGTCGAACATGCAGTCGCCGGACGCGGCCGGATCGTCAAAACCCTCGGAGACGGCGTGCTCCTCCGAATGTCCAGCCCCGAGGATGCAGTTGAGGTCGCGCACGCCGTGAGCGTTCGGCTCCACGACTACGACCGCACACCGGAGCTGACCGGCGGTGCCACCACCGGACCGGTTGTCGAACGAGACGGCGACGTGCTCGGCGCCACCGTCAACCTTGCATCCCGACTCGCCGCCCTCGCCACGGCCGGCGAGCTGCGGATGACCGACCCGCCCGCACGGGCGGCGTCAATGGCCGGCTGGGCTGTCGAACCCCTCGGTCCCACTCCCGTCCGCGGCCTTCGCGAACCGGTGAGCGTCCACAAGGTCATGCTCTGTGAACCCGACGTCTGCGTCGTCGACCCGGTCTGCGGCATGCGGATCACCCCCGGACCCACCACGCCGACCATAGTCATCGACACGAGACAGCTCTGGTTCTGCTCGCCGACGTGCCATCAACAGCTGACCACCGCCCAGCACCGGCACCAGACCGCGCCATGA
- a CDS encoding cation-translocating P-type ATPase gives MAWLLGVGLELSDFETAGWAAFVVAIAAGGTTFLPGAVRNLRHGRLGVGLLMSIALVGAVMLEQWGEAASLAFLFSISEALEDWAVTRSRQGLRAVLSLVPETTRLRRGTDTVEVPSSEVEVGDRIVVWAGERLVTDGIVIEGRSSLDVSAVTGESMPVDVEIDSRVLAGSINGGGVLEIEATAPAGESTLARIVRAVEEAQDRKGKAQRLADRIARPMVPGILVVAASIAIVGSLAGEPSLWIERALVVLVAASPCAFAISVPVTVFAAIGAATQAGVVIKGGAALEALGTVRVIALDKTGTLTRNRPTVVDVVTKPGIDRDRALAVAAAVESSSDHPLATAIVNATPGLLPASQVHTVAGYGITGTVAGQTVRVGKPGFVDPGGLAGDVARLQRDGATVVLVEIDGDTAAAIAVRDELRSEAADVIEGLHLRGLRVVMLTGDNAATAAALASQGGIDDVRADLLPADKTTAIEQLSKHGAVAMVGDGINDAPALATARVGIAMGAAGTDIAIEAADIAIMGDRLTHLPDVIDHAVRTRRIMIQNLVLSGLIVAVLIPVAGLGWLGLGAVVATHELAEIVVIANGLRVRRRLRSDTADTEATSTFEVVHA, from the coding sequence GTGGCGTGGCTGCTCGGGGTCGGTCTCGAGCTCTCCGACTTCGAGACGGCAGGGTGGGCGGCGTTCGTGGTCGCGATCGCGGCCGGCGGTACCACCTTCTTGCCCGGTGCGGTCCGCAATCTGAGGCATGGCAGGTTGGGTGTCGGGCTGCTCATGTCTATCGCGCTCGTCGGGGCGGTCATGCTGGAGCAGTGGGGCGAGGCGGCGTCGTTGGCGTTCTTGTTCTCGATCTCCGAGGCGTTGGAGGACTGGGCCGTAACCCGCTCGCGGCAGGGTTTGCGGGCGGTGCTCTCGCTGGTACCCGAAACCACCCGGCTGCGTCGCGGCACCGATACCGTGGAGGTCCCGTCATCGGAGGTCGAGGTCGGGGATCGGATCGTGGTGTGGGCCGGAGAACGGCTCGTGACCGACGGCATCGTGATCGAGGGCCGTTCGTCCCTCGATGTGTCGGCCGTGACGGGCGAGTCGATGCCGGTCGACGTCGAGATCGACAGCCGGGTGCTGGCGGGAAGCATCAACGGCGGTGGGGTGCTCGAGATCGAAGCGACCGCACCGGCCGGCGAGAGCACCCTGGCGCGGATAGTGCGGGCCGTCGAAGAAGCCCAAGATCGCAAGGGCAAAGCCCAGCGGCTCGCGGATCGGATCGCCCGACCGATGGTGCCCGGCATCTTGGTCGTCGCCGCATCGATCGCAATCGTCGGCTCGCTCGCCGGCGAGCCGAGCTTGTGGATCGAGCGGGCGCTCGTCGTACTGGTAGCGGCGTCGCCGTGTGCGTTCGCGATCTCGGTGCCGGTCACGGTGTTCGCGGCGATCGGCGCCGCCACGCAGGCGGGCGTCGTGATCAAGGGCGGCGCCGCGCTCGAAGCGCTCGGCACGGTCCGGGTGATCGCACTGGACAAGACCGGCACATTGACCCGCAACCGGCCGACCGTGGTCGACGTCGTCACCAAGCCCGGTATCGATCGCGACCGTGCGTTGGCGGTCGCCGCCGCGGTGGAGTCGTCGAGCGACCATCCCCTCGCCACTGCGATCGTGAACGCCACACCCGGACTGCTGCCGGCGTCGCAAGTGCACACCGTCGCCGGGTACGGCATCACCGGCACCGTCGCCGGTCAGACCGTGCGAGTCGGCAAGCCTGGGTTCGTTGACCCAGGCGGGCTCGCCGGCGACGTCGCCCGGTTGCAACGCGACGGTGCGACGGTCGTCCTGGTCGAGATCGACGGTGACACGGCTGCGGCGATCGCCGTGCGCGACGAGCTGCGCTCAGAAGCCGCTGACGTGATCGAAGGACTGCACCTGCGTGGTTTGCGAGTTGTGATGCTGACCGGCGACAACGCTGCCACCGCCGCCGCGCTCGCCTCCCAGGGCGGCATCGACGATGTGCGCGCCGATTTGCTCCCGGCCGACAAGACGACGGCCATCGAACAGCTCAGCAAACACGGGGCCGTCGCGATGGTCGGCGACGGCATTAACGACGCTCCCGCCCTCGCCACCGCCCGCGTCGGCATCGCCATGGGCGCAGCAGGCACCGATATCGCAATCGAAGCCGCCGATATCGCGATCATGGGCGACCGGCTCACCCACCTCCCGGACGTCATCGACCACGCCGTCCGTACCCGTCGGATCATGATCCAGAACCTGGTGCTGTCCGGGCTCATCGTGGCCGTGCTGATCCCGGTCGCCGGGCTCGGATGGCTCGGGCTCGGCGCCGTGGTCGCCACGCACGAGCTCGCCGAGATCGTCGTCATCGCCAACGGTCTCCGAGTCCGCCGCCGCCTTCGGAGCGACACCGCCGACACCGAGGCAACTTCGACGTTCGAGGTCGTCCATGCCTGA
- a CDS encoding metalloregulator ArsR/SmtB family transcription factor, whose amino-acid sequence MSSVAGNTEDMEIASDRLEIAVAARLFHGLSDPVRLSILLELLGGERRVTDLVAAVGTSQPNVSNHLACLRDCGLVIDRPAERRQVFYSIARPELREVLLASERLLAETGHDVRLCTNPLMDGRHGDRSDG is encoded by the coding sequence ATGTCATCAGTCGCGGGCAATACTGAGGATATGGAGATCGCGTCGGACCGTCTGGAGATCGCAGTAGCCGCCCGCCTGTTCCATGGACTGAGCGACCCGGTCCGTTTGTCGATCTTGCTGGAGTTGCTCGGGGGTGAACGACGGGTCACAGATCTGGTGGCGGCGGTGGGGACGTCGCAGCCGAATGTGTCGAACCACCTCGCATGTCTACGTGACTGTGGCCTGGTGATCGACCGGCCGGCCGAGCGCCGCCAGGTGTTCTACTCGATCGCCCGGCCCGAGCTCCGCGAGGTACTGCTGGCATCGGAGCGTCTGCTGGCCGAGACCGGCCATGACGTCCGCTTGTGCACGAACCCGCTGATGGACGGGCGCCATGGGGACCGTTCCGATGGCTGA
- a CDS encoding copper resistance protein CopC, which translates to MRRWGRLAFAGLVAGFVVLAAPGAVSAHADLATSDPPAESVFDVAPTEIVLTFTEAVDPTEDALRVVDAEGTAVPLGPITQDLGADTISAPITESLADGSYVVVWSAVSADSHPINGAFVFSVGATSGEVDELIVDLSDADATGAVSSGTWLGAGRFASYAGMAVLVGVLGASALLAPGCLPSRRVGNVAFIGAYIAMAGTVVMIGAQAHVIGSSFADWAAVADTRSGRWWVLRLMLVAALTILVPWRHTLVRRATRAVAVVAVTGLFGVVAAGGHSMSSRYVAVALAATVGHLGAMALWIGGLCLVVFGVERNQTVSTAVRFSPFALGAVVALAITGAFNGWRQVGDIGAITESSYGRWLIVKLVVVTIVVTAAVVARRLVRHPAALSEPAPATLESVGAAAPVPIGSVVRRTVSVEVAGMVLVLIATAGLTGATPPRQATAVDAVDVTVTAVRDDLSVQIDLLPSVTGGTTMHVTIFSADGVGEPADEITVTAELADQQVGPIEIPTVPAGPNHVTTNEANFPLPGKWTLIVTARFGEFDQVVFVAEVDVTAP; encoded by the coding sequence ATGAGGCGTTGGGGCCGTCTGGCTTTCGCTGGGCTCGTTGCCGGGTTCGTGGTGCTGGCGGCACCTGGCGCGGTGAGCGCTCACGCCGACTTGGCAACGTCGGACCCACCCGCCGAGAGCGTGTTCGATGTCGCACCGACCGAGATCGTGCTCACCTTCACCGAGGCTGTCGATCCCACCGAAGACGCGCTCCGGGTTGTCGATGCCGAAGGGACGGCCGTCCCGCTCGGGCCGATCACGCAGGATCTTGGTGCGGACACGATCAGTGCGCCGATCACCGAGTCGCTCGCGGACGGCAGCTATGTGGTCGTCTGGTCGGCCGTCTCTGCCGACTCGCACCCGATCAATGGCGCATTCGTGTTCAGCGTCGGGGCGACGAGCGGAGAGGTCGACGAACTGATCGTCGATCTCAGCGACGCCGATGCCACCGGCGCAGTGAGCAGCGGAACATGGCTTGGCGCAGGCCGATTCGCGAGCTACGCCGGCATGGCGGTGCTTGTCGGGGTGCTTGGCGCGTCGGCGTTGCTGGCTCCGGGCTGCTTGCCGTCGCGCCGAGTCGGCAACGTCGCGTTCATCGGCGCCTACATCGCGATGGCAGGCACGGTCGTGATGATCGGCGCACAAGCTCACGTCATCGGTTCGTCGTTCGCTGACTGGGCAGCGGTGGCCGACACCAGGTCGGGCCGCTGGTGGGTGTTGCGTCTCATGCTGGTTGCGGCGCTGACGATCTTGGTTCCGTGGCGGCACACCCTGGTGCGGCGTGCGACACGGGCGGTCGCCGTCGTGGCGGTCACCGGACTGTTCGGGGTTGTCGCCGCCGGCGGCCATTCGATGTCGAGTCGCTACGTCGCCGTCGCGTTGGCGGCGACGGTCGGCCACCTCGGCGCGATGGCGCTGTGGATCGGCGGTCTCTGCCTGGTTGTTTTTGGCGTCGAACGCAACCAGACCGTGTCGACCGCCGTGCGCTTCTCTCCGTTCGCGCTGGGCGCCGTCGTTGCACTCGCCATCACCGGCGCCTTCAACGGTTGGCGCCAAGTCGGCGACATCGGCGCGATCACCGAGTCGAGCTACGGACGCTGGCTCATCGTCAAGCTCGTCGTGGTCACGATCGTCGTGACCGCCGCGGTGGTCGCCCGACGTCTCGTCCGCCACCCCGCTGCCCTATCGGAGCCTGCGCCAGCCACACTCGAAAGCGTCGGCGCCGCCGCGCCGGTACCGATCGGGTCGGTGGTACGACGCACGGTCTCGGTCGAAGTTGCTGGCATGGTCCTGGTCCTGATCGCGACGGCAGGCCTCACAGGAGCCACCCCACCGAGGCAAGCGACGGCCGTCGATGCTGTCGACGTCACGGTCACCGCCGTGCGCGACGACCTCAGCGTCCAGATCGACCTGCTGCCGTCGGTCACCGGTGGCACGACGATGCACGTCACCATTTTCTCTGCAGATGGCGTCGGTGAGCCGGCCGACGAGATCACCGTGACCGCAGAGTTGGCCGATCAACAGGTCGGCCCGATCGAGATCCCGACCGTGCCCGCCGGACCGAACCATGTCACGACGAACGAAGCGAACTTCCCGCTCCCTGGCAAATGGACGTTGATCGTTACGGCCCGCTTCGGCGAGTTCGACCAAGTGGTGTTCGTTGCCGAGGTCGATGTCACGGCGCCATGA
- a CDS encoding DUF1775 domain-containing protein yields the protein MNPSYIRRLLLTSLGVIAAVTSVSSVAAAHIDPDPTEAQAGSTVSVGFTVEHGCDGSATVSLDMRVPDGARAIVPEPPDGWTADVSERVVTFEGGPLPDDRPLTFRVRMTLPHTPDTTVYFPFVQRCETGEIRWIDIPTDGSGDDLDEPAPAMRLVGPVATTSPTTSPPGTNPPSITDQPHTAPTTTITTTSPPTTTVGVAAGPATTAAQVSTPDRSDAAPIESPTTDLTLASEESSDSAAGSVVFALVVAGLLVIGGIATWQIRRAKQ from the coding sequence GTGAACCCTTCTTACATCCGTCGACTCCTCCTCACTTCGCTCGGCGTCATCGCAGCGGTCACCTCCGTCTCGAGCGTCGCAGCTGCCCACATCGATCCCGACCCGACCGAGGCCCAAGCGGGCAGCACCGTCTCGGTGGGCTTCACCGTCGAGCATGGCTGCGACGGCTCCGCAACGGTGAGCCTCGACATGCGCGTTCCCGACGGCGCAAGGGCGATCGTCCCCGAGCCGCCCGACGGCTGGACCGCTGACGTCAGCGAGCGCGTCGTCACGTTCGAAGGCGGCCCACTTCCCGACGATCGACCACTCACGTTCCGTGTCCGGATGACCCTCCCACACACCCCCGATACGACGGTCTACTTCCCGTTCGTGCAACGATGCGAGACCGGCGAGATCCGCTGGATCGACATTCCGACCGACGGCTCGGGCGACGATCTCGACGAGCCGGCACCCGCAATGCGGCTGGTCGGACCGGTCGCAACAACGTCCCCGACCACGAGCCCGCCCGGGACGAACCCACCGTCGATCACCGACCAGCCTCACACCGCACCGACGACGACAATCACGACCACATCGCCTCCGACTACCACCGTTGGGGTCGCCGCCGGACCCGCGACCACGGCGGCACAGGTGAGCACGCCCGACCGATCCGACGCGGCCCCGATCGAATCGCCCACCACCGATCTCACTCTGGCTTCCGAAGAGTCCTCGGACTCCGCCGCCGGTTCCGTGGTGTTTGCGTTGGTCGTCGCCGGTTTGCTCGTGATCGGCGGCATTGCCACATGGCAGATCAGACGCGCCAAACAATGA
- a CDS encoding DUF305 domain-containing protein, whose amino-acid sequence MDHDVELDEQTLSDEALRRILTGMAVAVVAIMAAVVFIAGARWAAADTSEEPYGNADIGFLQDMVDHHEQALQISEIYLDNNPDGDAAPYAREVILFQERDIERMDAWLDEAGVERGAPGRTAMAWMGMPVALEQMPGMQTSARLAALEASTGPQADRLFFDIMSDHHLGGVHMADSAASRARRSEIREFASKMADNQRIEVVEYDQAIRRLGL is encoded by the coding sequence GTGGACCACGATGTGGAACTCGACGAGCAGACCCTCTCCGATGAGGCCCTTCGTCGGATTCTGACCGGCATGGCCGTCGCTGTGGTCGCGATCATGGCCGCCGTCGTGTTTATCGCCGGGGCACGATGGGCTGCCGCCGACACGAGCGAGGAGCCGTACGGCAACGCCGACATTGGGTTCCTCCAGGACATGGTCGACCATCACGAGCAGGCACTGCAGATCTCCGAGATCTACCTCGACAACAACCCCGACGGTGACGCCGCGCCGTACGCCCGAGAGGTGATCCTGTTCCAAGAACGCGACATCGAACGAATGGATGCATGGCTCGACGAGGCCGGTGTCGAACGCGGCGCCCCCGGCCGCACCGCGATGGCATGGATGGGCATGCCCGTCGCCCTGGAACAGATGCCCGGCATGCAAACGTCGGCTCGGCTCGCCGCACTCGAGGCGAGCACCGGACCGCAGGCGGACCGGCTCTTCTTCGACATCATGTCGGACCACCACCTCGGTGGAGTCCACATGGCCGACAGTGCCGCATCTCGCGCCAGACGATCCGAAATCAGGGAGTTCGCATCGAAGATGGCCGACAACCAACGCATCGAGGTCGTCGAATACGACCAGGCGATCCGGCGCCTGGGACTGTGA
- a CDS encoding ZIP family metal transporter, producing the protein MLLALLPAAGNVAGGLLVEVVPQAARWRNLMLHMAIGVVIAVVALEIMPEAVGVLDRWQIAAAFTVGGALYVLIRAGVARLVPAGKSRMWMIYVAVGADLFGDGLMIGAGASVGTSVGLTLALGQVLADVPEGAASVLTFRSNGVSRSRRMLISMSFALPALAGATVAYLALRGGPDSWQFAALVITAGLFVVAVVEDLVEEAHEGDDESRASVWAVLAGFVAFAVLSGAL; encoded by the coding sequence ATGCTGCTGGCATTGCTCCCGGCGGCCGGCAATGTCGCGGGCGGCCTCCTCGTCGAGGTCGTGCCGCAGGCCGCTCGGTGGCGCAACCTGATGTTGCACATGGCGATCGGCGTCGTCATCGCCGTGGTGGCGCTGGAGATCATGCCCGAAGCAGTCGGCGTCCTCGATCGCTGGCAGATCGCAGCTGCCTTCACCGTCGGCGGTGCGCTGTACGTGCTGATCCGTGCCGGCGTGGCCCGATTGGTGCCGGCCGGGAAGAGTCGGATGTGGATGATCTACGTAGCGGTCGGCGCCGATCTGTTCGGCGACGGACTGATGATCGGCGCGGGAGCGTCGGTCGGCACCTCTGTCGGCTTGACACTCGCTTTGGGGCAAGTGCTCGCCGATGTGCCCGAAGGCGCTGCGTCGGTGCTGACGTTCCGATCCAATGGCGTGAGCCGTTCGCGGCGGATGCTGATCAGCATGTCGTTCGCCTTGCCGGCACTGGCCGGCGCGACGGTGGCATACCTGGCACTTCGGGGAGGTCCGGATAGTTGGCAGTTCGCTGCGCTTGTGATCACCGCCGGGTTGTTCGTCGTCGCGGTGGTCGAGGACCTGGTCGAAGAGGCCCACGAGGGCGACGACGAGTCGCGGGCCTCGGTCTGGGCCGTGCTGGCGGGCTTCGTCGCATTCGCCGTGCTCTCCGGCGCGCTATGA
- a CDS encoding cytochrome c oxidase assembly protein, with protein MGPLLAHTGQPIVPHDLWSSWGLDPVVYNALILSGWLYGRGFRRWRSVPRGVRVATVGRAGAFYAGLLVCWLALESPVDALGSALFSGHMVQHELLAVVAAPLLVLGRPSVVIVRGLPRRWWSPVSRTMRRAVVRSQPSSDVTLTTVVLLVFLASFWVWHAPRLYDAAVRSDLIHSLQHATFLGGALLFWATIFGRRVRRNGFIGAGLVAPAFLTGAWGGALFIFSRVPLYDAYLDTTEPWGLTPVGDLNFGGAVMLTAGPVYLATAIWLFLRAARRSERADGLLTGSRYPSRPEPAL; from the coding sequence ATGGGACCCCTGTTGGCGCACACCGGTCAGCCGATCGTGCCCCACGACCTGTGGTCGTCGTGGGGACTCGATCCCGTCGTGTACAACGCCTTGATTCTGTCCGGCTGGCTGTACGGGCGTGGGTTCCGCCGCTGGAGATCGGTTCCGCGGGGCGTTCGGGTCGCCACTGTGGGGCGCGCAGGAGCGTTCTACGCTGGTTTGCTGGTCTGTTGGTTGGCGCTCGAATCCCCCGTCGATGCATTGGGTTCCGCCCTGTTCTCGGGTCACATGGTCCAGCACGAGTTGCTCGCCGTGGTCGCGGCGCCGTTGCTCGTTCTGGGCCGCCCATCGGTCGTGATCGTGCGCGGTCTGCCACGCCGATGGTGGTCTCCGGTCAGTCGGACGATGCGGCGGGCCGTGGTTCGATCGCAGCCGTCGAGTGACGTCACGCTGACGACGGTGGTGCTCCTCGTGTTCCTCGCGTCGTTCTGGGTGTGGCATGCACCGCGGCTCTACGACGCAGCGGTCCGTTCCGATCTGATCCACAGCCTGCAGCATGCGACATTCCTGGGTGGAGCGCTGCTGTTCTGGGCGACGATCTTCGGTCGACGGGTCCGACGCAACGGCTTCATCGGAGCGGGTCTCGTCGCCCCGGCGTTCTTGACCGGCGCATGGGGCGGTGCACTGTTCATCTTCAGCCGCGTCCCGCTGTACGACGCATATCTCGACACCACCGAGCCGTGGGGGCTGACACCGGTCGGCGACCTGAACTTCGGTGGGGCGGTGATGCTGACCGCCGGTCCCGTCTATCTCGCGACTGCCATCTGGTTGTTCCTGCGAGCCGCTCGCCGCAGTGAGCGTGCCGACGGCCTCCTGACGGGCAGCCGCTACCCGTCGCGACCGGAGCCGGCGTTGTGA
- a CDS encoding class I SAM-dependent methyltransferase, with product MAAAPYVLIGGRRLARRAVEELHLDAGDTVIDLGTGTGWNLPHLSAAVGPTGHVIGVDISPGMLARARRHLERHRISNVELIEHDIATYQPLREPDAVISTFAIEMLPDYHQVIGRYIKTLAPAGRIATTGLRNPDRWPEWLIRVGSAMNRVFGVSDDYRNHRPWEAVQANTDEAIYVERLAGATYLVVGTRPEPTSTTGQIRP from the coding sequence ATCGCCGCCGCACCATACGTTCTGATCGGCGGTCGCCGCCTCGCCCGCCGCGCCGTCGAGGAGCTCCACCTGGACGCCGGCGACACCGTCATCGACCTCGGGACCGGCACCGGCTGGAATCTCCCCCACCTCTCCGCCGCTGTCGGTCCGACCGGCCACGTGATCGGAGTCGACATCTCCCCAGGCATGCTCGCTCGAGCCCGACGCCACCTCGAGCGGCATCGAATCAGCAACGTCGAACTCATCGAACACGACATCGCCACCTATCAACCACTGCGCGAACCCGACGCTGTGATCTCGACGTTCGCCATCGAGATGCTCCCCGACTACCACCAGGTCATCGGCCGATACATCAAGACGCTCGCCCCGGCAGGGCGGATCGCCACGACCGGCCTTCGCAACCCGGACCGTTGGCCCGAGTGGCTCATCCGGGTCGGGTCAGCAATGAACCGGGTCTTCGGCGTGTCCGACGACTACCGGAACCACCGTCCGTGGGAGGCGGTCCAAGCCAACACCGACGAGGCCATCTACGTCGAACGCCTCGCTGGGGCGACCTACCTCGTCGTTGGAACCCGACCCGAACCGACGTCGACCACCGGTCAGATCCGGCCATGA
- a CDS encoding DUF3703 domain-containing protein — protein MADHSRWRIPAEIGVLLDNELANARTSDDPWPPLERAHLLSQPWAWPHVRVHLAMLRIAITQRDRREFIGQVLRLAVAGPGSLAGKYPAGNTGRTTMGLTETATLPDDIATTLAPHIASTLKGGPR, from the coding sequence ATGGCTGACCACTCCCGCTGGCGGATCCCCGCCGAGATCGGCGTCCTCCTCGACAACGAGCTGGCCAACGCACGAACGAGCGACGACCCGTGGCCACCGCTCGAACGAGCCCACCTGCTCTCCCAGCCGTGGGCGTGGCCACACGTCCGCGTGCATCTCGCCATGCTCCGTATTGCGATCACCCAACGCGACCGCCGAGAGTTCATCGGGCAAGTCTTGCGCCTCGCGGTCGCCGGCCCTGGATCACTTGCCGGGAAATACCCCGCCGGCAACACCGGCCGAACCACCATGGGCCTCACCGAAACCGCCACACTCCCCGACGACATCGCCACAACCCTTGCCCCCCACATCGCCTCCACGCTGAAAGGCGGCCCGAGGTGA
- a CDS encoding thioredoxin domain-containing protein, which translates to MSKNLRVTLGLVVLAGITLLVAASVGGDADTAPIDDTNDALVRPDSQRLSVADDDRVTFVEFLDFECEACRAAYPAVEELRSMYDGRVTFVVRYFPLHRNSEAASRAAEAAAAQDRFEDMYRKLFETQATWGEQSTSQEDVFFGFAEELGLDMDEFRAVYDDEATIDKIQRDQADGEALGVTGTPTFFLNGDKVEAGSFQDLIDLIDTALDQ; encoded by the coding sequence GTGAGCAAGAACCTTCGAGTGACGTTGGGCCTGGTCGTCTTGGCCGGCATTACGCTCCTGGTCGCGGCGTCGGTGGGCGGTGACGCCGACACCGCACCGATCGACGACACAAACGATGCGCTCGTCAGGCCCGACAGTCAACGTCTGTCGGTCGCGGACGACGACCGGGTCACGTTCGTTGAGTTCTTGGACTTTGAGTGCGAGGCATGTCGCGCGGCGTACCCAGCCGTCGAGGAACTCCGAAGTATGTACGACGGTCGCGTGACGTTCGTCGTTCGCTACTTCCCGCTGCACAGGAACTCGGAGGCTGCTTCACGCGCTGCCGAAGCGGCCGCGGCGCAGGACCGCTTCGAGGACATGTACCGCAAGCTCTTCGAAACCCAAGCCACGTGGGGCGAGCAGAGCACCTCGCAGGAGGACGTGTTCTTCGGCTTCGCCGAAGAGTTGGGGCTCGACATGGACGAGTTCCGCGCTGTGTACGACGACGAGGCCACGATCGACAAGATCCAGCGTGACCAGGCCGACGGCGAGGCACTCGGCGTGACCGGTACCCCAACGTTTTTCTTGAACGGCGACAAGGTCGAGGCCGGCAGCTTCCAGGACTTGATCGACCTCATCGACACAGCACTCGACCAGTGA
- a CDS encoding vitamin K epoxide reductase family protein, translating into MALAERSALGANGARISAMIQMRSPRIGRNTNGPGDPVATAQPSHEERSSTAIQRRLVAVYLVAGGVGFVAAFVLLLERIALLKDPSYVPSCSINPILSCGSVMKTSQAEVFGFPNPIIGIVGFAIVVTVGAVIAAGAQLARWFWWSLWVGAAGAVVFVHWLIFQSLYRIGALCPYCMIVWVVTIPVFWYTTLYLTRICTLREQADRIARHASDYHTVVVTVWYLTLTALIAERFWDYWITVLP; encoded by the coding sequence GTGGCGTTGGCCGAGCGCTCGGCGCTCGGCGCGAATGGTGCCCGGATCTCAGCGATGATTCAGATGCGATCGCCCAGGATTGGTCGAAACACCAACGGTCCAGGCGACCCTGTCGCGACGGCCCAGCCTTCGCATGAGGAGCGCTCCTCGACTGCGATACAGAGGCGTCTGGTCGCGGTGTATCTGGTCGCAGGCGGCGTCGGCTTCGTTGCTGCCTTCGTGCTCTTGCTTGAGCGGATCGCACTCCTCAAGGATCCGAGCTACGTCCCGTCCTGCAGTATCAATCCGATTCTCAGCTGCGGGTCGGTGATGAAGACCAGCCAGGCCGAGGTGTTCGGCTTCCCGAACCCGATCATCGGGATCGTCGGATTCGCGATCGTCGTGACGGTCGGAGCGGTCATCGCGGCTGGCGCGCAACTGGCGAGGTGGTTCTGGTGGTCGCTGTGGGTCGGTGCCGCTGGCGCAGTCGTGTTCGTGCATTGGTTGATCTTCCAAAGCCTGTACCGAATCGGGGCCCTCTGTCCCTACTGCATGATCGTGTGGGTCGTCACGATCCCGGTCTTCTGGTACACGACGTTGTATCTCACACGAATCTGCACTCTCCGAGAACAGGCTGATCGGATCGCACGCCACGCGAGCGACTATCACACTGTGGTCGTCACCGTGTGGTATCTGACCCTCACAGCGCTCATCGCCGAGCGATTCTGGGACTACTGGATTACCGTTCTGCCATGA